A single Cellulomonas sp. SLBN-39 DNA region contains:
- the nuoI gene encoding NADH-quinone oxidoreductase subunit NuoI, translating into MADRDERQNDPGGTDAAGRQVQPAGTGGDVDRPAEGYRSMIEPRTGLAGALSPAGGFGVTLANMFRPTVTEQYPREQPPTKPRYHGRHQLNRYADGLERCIGCELCAWACPADAIYVEGAENTPDAQFSPGERYGRVYQINYLRCIFCGLCIEACPTRALTMTNEYELAGPTRAGMIWEKQDLLAPLREGQLSTPHPMVEGTTDTEYYRGEVTGSTQAQVDWVAEHRPDDPTLPVNAAQGATVPDLGETRLAQRAITAGAHRQGGAR; encoded by the coding sequence GTGGCTGACCGCGACGAGCGCCAGAACGACCCCGGCGGCACCGACGCCGCCGGGCGGCAGGTGCAGCCCGCCGGTACCGGCGGGGACGTCGACCGCCCCGCCGAGGGCTACCGCTCGATGATCGAGCCCCGCACGGGGCTCGCGGGAGCGCTGTCGCCCGCGGGCGGGTTCGGCGTGACCCTGGCGAACATGTTCCGGCCCACCGTGACGGAGCAGTACCCGCGCGAGCAGCCGCCGACCAAGCCCCGCTACCACGGGCGCCACCAGCTCAACCGGTACGCCGACGGCCTGGAGCGGTGCATCGGCTGCGAGCTGTGCGCGTGGGCCTGCCCCGCGGACGCGATCTACGTCGAGGGCGCCGAGAACACCCCGGACGCCCAGTTCTCGCCGGGGGAGCGGTACGGCCGCGTCTACCAGATCAACTACCTGCGCTGCATCTTCTGCGGGTTGTGCATCGAGGCGTGCCCGACCCGGGCGCTGACCATGACCAACGAGTACGAGCTCGCCGGTCCGACGCGCGCCGGGATGATCTGGGAGAAGCAGGACCTGCTCGCGCCGCTGCGCGAGGGGCAGCTCTCGACGCCGCACCCCATGGTCGAGGGCACGACCGACACCGAGTACTACCGGGGCGAGGTCACGGGCAGCACGCAGGCGCAGGTGGACTGGGTCGCCGAGCACCGCCCCGACGACCCGACGCTGCCGGTCAACGCCGCGCAGGGCGCGACCGTGCCCGACCTCGGCGAGACCCGGCTCGCGCAGCGCGCGATCACCGCGGGCGCGCACCGCCAGGGGGGTGCACGGTGA
- a CDS encoding NADH-quinone oxidoreductase subunit J, whose product MHLAATVPASLTSTGQTTTAEAVLFWVLAPIMVLSALGLLFARKAVHAALAIVVVMISLAFLYVAQDAVFLGVVQVVVYTGAVMMLFLFVLMLVGVDRSDSLVETIRGQRWTGLLAGVGLGIVLVGVVGRALYPTPVGLDQANADSNPTGVARLVFGEHVFAFEVVGALLVTAALGALVLTHRRRLTPHLGQKERAERRLRSGALLTPLPAPGVYARHNAMDVPALGPDGQPLEHSVPRVLRVRGQEADAREYAARIDRVLAGGWATGAGSFTSDAEEGGPPARTRVLPDLQHPATTEDLDTPGPATSSAASGEARTADADEVRDDAPGARPGDEEDAR is encoded by the coding sequence CTGCACCTGGCCGCCACCGTGCCGGCCTCGCTCACGTCGACCGGGCAGACGACGACCGCCGAGGCCGTCCTGTTCTGGGTGCTCGCGCCGATCATGGTGCTGTCCGCCCTCGGGCTCCTCTTCGCCCGCAAGGCCGTGCACGCGGCGCTCGCGATCGTGGTGGTGATGATCTCGCTGGCGTTCCTGTACGTCGCGCAGGACGCCGTGTTCCTCGGCGTCGTGCAGGTCGTCGTCTACACCGGCGCCGTGATGATGCTGTTCCTGTTCGTCCTCATGCTCGTCGGCGTCGACCGGTCGGACTCCCTCGTGGAGACGATCCGCGGCCAGCGCTGGACGGGCCTGCTCGCCGGGGTCGGCCTCGGGATCGTGCTCGTCGGCGTCGTCGGCCGCGCGCTGTACCCCACGCCGGTCGGGCTCGACCAGGCCAACGCCGACTCCAACCCCACGGGTGTCGCCCGCCTGGTGTTCGGCGAGCACGTCTTCGCGTTCGAGGTGGTCGGTGCCCTGCTCGTGACCGCGGCCCTGGGGGCGCTCGTCCTCACGCACCGCCGCCGGCTCACGCCGCACCTCGGCCAGAAGGAGCGCGCCGAGCGGCGCCTGCGGTCCGGGGCGCTGCTCACCCCGCTCCCCGCCCCCGGCGTGTACGCCCGGCACAACGCCATGGACGTGCCGGCCCTCGGCCCCGACGGGCAGCCGCTGGAGCACTCGGTGCCCCGCGTGCTGCGCGTGCGCGGGCAGGAGGCCGACGCCCGCGAGTACGCCGCCCGCATCGACCGGGTGCTGGCCGGCGGCTGGGCGACGGGTGCGGGGTCCTTCACGTCCGACGCCGAGGAGGGCGGGCCGCCCGCCCGTACCCGCGTCCTGCCGGACCTGCAGCACCCCGCCACGACCGAGGACCTCGACACCCCCGGCCCGGCCACGTCCAGCGCCGCGAGCGGCGAGGCACGGACCGCCGACGCCGACGAGGTCCGCGACGACGCCCCGGGCGCCCGCCCCGGCGACGAGGAGGACGCCCGGTGA
- the nuoK gene encoding NADH-quinone oxidoreductase subunit NuoK produces the protein MSLTHYLVLAAVLFAIGATTVLLRRNAIIVFMGVELMLNSTNLLLVTFARMHGDLTGQVLAFFVMVVAAAEVVVGLAIIVAIFRTRRSASVDDVNLLKS, from the coding sequence GTGAGCCTGACCCACTACCTCGTGCTGGCCGCGGTGCTGTTCGCGATCGGCGCGACCACGGTCCTGCTGCGACGCAACGCGATCATCGTGTTCATGGGCGTCGAGCTCATGCTCAACTCGACGAACCTGCTGCTCGTGACGTTCGCGCGGATGCACGGCGACCTCACGGGCCAGGTGCTCGCGTTCTTCGTCATGGTGGTCGCCGCCGCGGAGGTCGTCGTGGGCCTGGCGATCATCGTCGCGATCTTCCGGACCAGACGCTCGGCGTCGGTCGACGACGTCAACCTCCTGAAGAGCTGA
- the nuoL gene encoding NADH-quinone oxidoreductase subunit L, whose translation MHTLMSLTASATGPSVATVPWDGASAAVWLVAVPLASAAVLLLLGRRADRWGHWLGVLASAASFVVAAVLLVGLLGLPAEQRVHDVTLGTWFDAGALSVDAGLRVDPLSLTFVLLVTFVGTLIHVYSVAYMEHDASRRRFFAYLNLFVAAMLLLVLADSYALLFVGWEGVGLASYLLIGFWNHHTPYAVAAKKAFVANRVGDVGLLVAMGLLFAAFGGLDFATVDAGVAQASEGTLTLVGLALLLAACGKSAQFPLQSWLGDAMAGPTPVSALIHAATMVTAGVYLIIRSGAVFAAAPTAQLVVAVVGAVTLLFGAVVGCAKDDIKKALAASTMSQIGYMVLAAGLGPVGYAFAIFHLVTHGFFKAGMFLGAGSVMHGMDDQVDMRRFGGLGRYMKITYFTFMAGWLAILGVPPFAGYFSKDKIIETAFMPVDGQPWRAWVLGGIALLGAGLTAFYMSRLFFMTFEGSKRWSERRDGTEQHPHESPALMTVPMVVLAVGSVGLGWVLSAVGFVEWLEPSVGHAEHHEPVLPVWLIIALTLVAVAVGLVLAWRAYAVSTVPVVPPVGTVLTRAARVDLHQDAVNDAVLVQPGQYLTRSLVYGDKTVVDGSVTGLARLTVGAGDVVRRLQNGFARSYAATMVVGVVVLAFVVLAVRG comes from the coding sequence GTGCACACCCTGATGTCCCTGACGGCGTCCGCCACGGGCCCGTCCGTCGCGACCGTGCCCTGGGACGGCGCCTCCGCCGCCGTGTGGCTCGTCGCCGTCCCCCTCGCGTCCGCCGCGGTGCTCCTGCTGCTCGGCCGTCGCGCCGACCGGTGGGGCCACTGGCTCGGCGTCCTGGCGTCCGCCGCGTCGTTCGTCGTCGCGGCCGTGCTGCTCGTCGGCCTGCTGGGCCTGCCGGCCGAGCAGCGGGTCCACGACGTCACGCTCGGCACGTGGTTCGACGCCGGTGCGCTGAGCGTCGACGCCGGGCTGCGGGTCGACCCCCTGTCGCTGACGTTCGTGCTGCTGGTGACCTTCGTCGGCACGCTCATCCACGTGTACTCCGTGGCGTACATGGAGCACGACGCGTCCCGGCGCCGCTTCTTCGCGTACCTCAACCTCTTCGTCGCCGCGATGCTGCTGCTGGTCCTCGCGGACTCCTACGCGCTGCTGTTCGTCGGCTGGGAGGGCGTCGGTCTCGCCTCGTACCTGCTCATCGGGTTCTGGAACCACCACACCCCGTACGCGGTCGCGGCGAAGAAGGCGTTCGTGGCCAACCGCGTCGGCGACGTCGGGCTGCTGGTGGCCATGGGCCTGCTGTTCGCGGCCTTCGGCGGTCTCGACTTCGCGACCGTCGACGCCGGGGTCGCGCAGGCGTCGGAGGGCACGCTCACGCTCGTCGGCCTGGCGCTGCTGCTCGCCGCGTGCGGCAAGTCCGCGCAGTTCCCGCTGCAGTCCTGGCTCGGGGACGCGATGGCCGGGCCCACCCCGGTCTCGGCGCTCATCCACGCGGCCACGATGGTCACCGCGGGCGTGTACCTGATCATCCGCTCGGGTGCCGTGTTCGCCGCCGCGCCCACCGCGCAGCTCGTCGTCGCGGTCGTCGGTGCGGTCACGCTGCTCTTCGGTGCGGTCGTCGGCTGCGCCAAGGACGACATCAAGAAGGCCCTGGCCGCCTCGACGATGTCCCAGATCGGCTACATGGTCCTCGCGGCGGGTCTCGGCCCCGTCGGGTACGCGTTCGCGATCTTCCACCTCGTGACCCACGGGTTCTTCAAGGCCGGCATGTTCCTCGGCGCGGGCTCGGTCATGCACGGCATGGACGACCAGGTCGACATGCGCCGGTTCGGCGGCCTGGGTCGCTACATGAAGATCACGTACTTCACGTTCATGGCCGGGTGGCTCGCGATCCTCGGCGTCCCGCCGTTCGCGGGGTACTTCAGCAAGGACAAGATCATCGAGACCGCGTTCATGCCGGTCGACGGCCAGCCCTGGCGCGCCTGGGTGCTCGGCGGGATCGCGCTGCTCGGCGCGGGCCTGACCGCGTTCTACATGTCGCGGCTGTTCTTCATGACCTTCGAGGGCAGCAAGCGTTGGAGCGAGCGCCGCGACGGCACCGAGCAGCACCCGCACGAGTCGCCCGCGCTGATGACCGTGCCGATGGTGGTGCTCGCGGTCGGTTCCGTCGGCCTCGGCTGGGTGCTGTCGGCCGTCGGGTTCGTCGAGTGGCTCGAGCCGTCCGTCGGGCACGCCGAGCACCACGAGCCCGTGCTGCCGGTGTGGCTGATCATCGCGCTGACGCTCGTGGCCGTCGCCGTCGGGCTCGTGCTCGCCTGGCGCGCCTACGCGGTCTCGACCGTGCCCGTCGTGCCCCCCGTCGGCACGGTCCTGACCCGGGCCGCACGCGTGGACCTGCACCAGGACGCCGTGAACGACGCGGTGCTGGTCCAGCCGGGGCAGTACCTGACCCGGTCCCTGGTGTACGGCGACAAGACCGTCGTCGACGGGAGCGTCACCGGGCTGGCCCGCCTCACCGTGGGCGCCGGCGACGTCGTCCGCCGTCTGCAGAACGGGTTCGCCCGGTCGTACGCCGCGACCATGGTCGTCGGCGTCGTCGTGCTCGCGTTCGTCGTCCTGGCCGTGCGCGGCTGA
- a CDS encoding NADH-quinone oxidoreductase subunit M, producing MQDVPWLTALVVVPALGAAALWSLRGTARAHARTVALVVALATLALGVGALLAFDTAAAGTHQLLETYPWIPALGVSWALGVDGVGLALILMSLVLVPLVVLAAWREQGSDAGPTDALRHYLALVLLLEAFVVVVFAARDVFLFYVVFEAMLIPVYFMIGAFGGARRRYAAVKFLLYSLAGGLVMLVGVIGLYAQGPGGPEGFLTENLVGLPLDPTVEKWLFVSFFLAFAIKAPMFPVHTWLPDAAEQAPAGTSTLLVGVLDKVGTFGMLTLCLPLFPTASRWAAPVVIVLAVVSVLYGALLAIGQKDLMRLVAYTSVSHFGFIVLGIFAFTSTSVAGSSFYMVNHGLSTGALFLLVGFLAARRGSQQVADFGGLQKVTPVMAGVFLVVGLSALSLPGLSTFVSEFLVLVGTFARHPAAAVVASLGVVLAALYVLWTYQRVFTGPVRPGLERTPELGTRERWAVGPLVALMLVLGFLPGPALDLFRAPAQGTLADVGVDDVAPTWAPIVAVEGEDE from the coding sequence ATGCAGGACGTCCCCTGGCTCACCGCGCTGGTCGTGGTGCCGGCGCTCGGCGCGGCAGCGCTGTGGTCGTTGCGCGGCACCGCCCGCGCGCACGCCCGCACCGTGGCGCTCGTCGTCGCGCTGGCGACCCTGGCGCTCGGCGTCGGCGCGCTGCTCGCGTTCGACACCGCCGCAGCCGGCACCCACCAGCTGCTCGAGACCTACCCCTGGATCCCCGCGCTCGGCGTGTCGTGGGCGCTCGGCGTCGACGGCGTCGGGCTCGCGCTGATCCTCATGTCCCTCGTCCTGGTCCCGCTGGTCGTGCTCGCGGCCTGGCGCGAGCAGGGCTCCGACGCCGGTCCGACCGACGCGCTGCGGCACTACCTCGCGCTCGTGCTGCTGCTCGAGGCGTTCGTCGTGGTCGTGTTCGCCGCCCGCGACGTCTTCCTCTTCTACGTCGTCTTCGAGGCGATGCTCATCCCCGTCTACTTCATGATCGGGGCGTTCGGGGGAGCGCGGCGCCGGTATGCGGCCGTGAAGTTCCTGCTCTACTCGCTCGCCGGCGGCCTGGTCATGCTCGTGGGCGTCATCGGCCTGTACGCGCAGGGCCCGGGCGGCCCCGAGGGCTTCCTCACCGAGAACCTCGTCGGTCTGCCGCTCGACCCGACGGTCGAGAAGTGGCTCTTCGTGTCGTTCTTCCTCGCGTTCGCGATCAAGGCCCCGATGTTCCCCGTGCACACGTGGCTCCCGGACGCGGCCGAGCAGGCGCCCGCCGGCACGTCCACGCTGCTCGTCGGGGTCCTCGACAAGGTCGGCACGTTCGGGATGCTCACCCTCTGCCTGCCGCTGTTCCCGACGGCCTCGCGCTGGGCGGCGCCCGTGGTGATCGTCCTCGCGGTCGTCTCGGTGCTCTACGGCGCGCTGCTCGCGATCGGGCAGAAGGACCTCATGCGCCTGGTCGCGTACACCTCGGTGTCGCACTTCGGGTTCATCGTGCTGGGCATCTTCGCGTTCACGTCGACCTCGGTCGCCGGCTCGTCGTTCTACATGGTCAACCACGGCCTGTCGACGGGGGCGCTGTTCCTGCTCGTCGGCTTCCTTGCGGCCCGGCGCGGCTCGCAGCAGGTCGCCGACTTCGGCGGGCTGCAGAAGGTCACGCCCGTGATGGCCGGCGTGTTCCTCGTGGTGGGCCTGTCGGCGCTGTCGCTGCCCGGGCTGTCGACGTTCGTCAGCGAGTTCCTCGTGCTCGTCGGCACCTTCGCCCGGCACCCCGCGGCCGCGGTGGTCGCGTCCCTCGGCGTCGTCCTGGCCGCGCTCTACGTGCTGTGGACGTACCAGCGCGTGTTCACCGGGCCCGTCCGCCCCGGGCTCGAGCGGACGCCCGAGCTCGGCACCCGCGAGCGGTGGGCCGTCGGCCCGCTGGTCGCGCTCATGCTCGTCCTGGGCTTCCTGCCCGGCCCGGCCCTCGACCTCTTCCGGGCGCCCGCGCAGGGCACGCTCGCGGACGTCGGGGTCGACGACGTCGCACCGACCTGGGCCCCGATCGTCGCCGTGGAAGGGGAGGACGAGTGA
- the nuoN gene encoding NADH-quinone oxidoreductase subunit NuoN yields MSTFVAPEIAWGPMAPVLIVLLAAVVGVLVEAFVPDARRRLVQLSLAALALGGALVAVAALWSDVAATGGTDVLGGSLVVDGPTLVLQATVALLALLSLLVVADRLVGDEDAFAPSAASVPGSDYEELARRRGLQQTEVYPLLLFATGGMMVFPATNDLLTLFVALEVLSLPLYLLSGMARRRRLLSQEASMKYFLLGAFTSAIMLFGIALLYGYAGSLAFSDIAAATATANGLEGLLVVGALMLLAGLLFKVGAVPFHQWTPDVYQGAPTPVTAFMAACTKVAAFGALLRVVYVMLPGMTWDLSVVLWTVAAVTMVVGTVAALVQTDVKRMLAYSSIAHAGFVLTGVVALVGSGVTAVLFYLLAYGAASVGAFGLVTLVRERGADDDEPAVLGEATSLTQWTGLGRTHPLLAVTFTLFLLSFAGIPLTAGFTGKFAVFSAAVEGGAWPLAVVGVLASAAAAFFYVRVIVLMFFTDPEGAPASPSDASDGDAVTTTPAETTPAAAVEAGAATATVTAEPVVGTRPSTVVVGGEGLTAAAVGVCAVLTVVLGVVPSPVLDAIASVAAFLP; encoded by the coding sequence GTGAGCACCTTCGTCGCACCGGAGATCGCCTGGGGCCCGATGGCCCCCGTGCTGATCGTGCTGCTCGCCGCCGTCGTCGGCGTGCTCGTCGAGGCGTTCGTGCCCGACGCCCGTCGGCGCCTCGTCCAGCTGTCGCTGGCGGCGCTCGCGCTCGGCGGCGCCCTCGTCGCCGTGGCGGCGCTGTGGTCGGACGTGGCCGCGACCGGCGGCACCGACGTGCTCGGCGGCTCCCTCGTCGTGGACGGACCCACGCTCGTGCTCCAGGCGACCGTGGCGCTGCTCGCGCTGCTGTCGCTCCTCGTCGTCGCCGACCGCCTCGTCGGCGACGAGGACGCCTTCGCGCCGTCCGCGGCGTCCGTGCCGGGGTCGGACTACGAGGAGCTCGCGCGCCGCCGCGGTCTGCAGCAGACCGAGGTCTACCCCCTGCTGCTCTTCGCGACCGGCGGGATGATGGTCTTCCCCGCGACCAACGACCTGCTGACGCTGTTCGTCGCGCTCGAGGTCCTGTCGCTGCCCCTGTACCTGCTGTCGGGCATGGCCCGACGTCGGCGCCTGCTCTCGCAGGAGGCGTCGATGAAGTACTTCCTGCTCGGCGCCTTCACCTCCGCGATCATGCTGTTCGGCATCGCGCTGCTCTACGGGTACGCGGGCTCGCTCGCGTTCTCCGACATCGCGGCCGCGACCGCCACCGCGAACGGGCTCGAGGGCCTGCTCGTCGTCGGTGCGCTCATGCTGCTGGCGGGCCTGCTCTTCAAGGTCGGTGCCGTGCCGTTCCACCAGTGGACGCCCGACGTCTACCAGGGCGCCCCGACGCCGGTCACCGCGTTCATGGCGGCCTGCACCAAGGTCGCCGCGTTCGGCGCCCTGCTGCGCGTCGTCTACGTGATGCTGCCCGGCATGACGTGGGACCTGTCGGTCGTGCTGTGGACCGTCGCCGCCGTGACGATGGTCGTCGGCACCGTCGCCGCGCTCGTGCAGACCGACGTCAAGCGCATGCTCGCGTACTCCTCGATCGCGCACGCCGGCTTCGTGCTGACCGGCGTCGTGGCCCTCGTCGGCTCCGGCGTCACGGCCGTGCTCTTCTACCTGCTGGCGTACGGTGCGGCGAGCGTCGGGGCCTTCGGGCTCGTCACGCTCGTGCGCGAGCGGGGCGCCGACGACGACGAGCCCGCGGTGCTCGGCGAGGCCACCAGCCTGACCCAGTGGACCGGGCTGGGGCGCACGCACCCCCTGCTGGCCGTGACCTTCACCCTGTTCCTGCTGTCGTTCGCGGGGATCCCCCTCACGGCCGGGTTCACCGGAAAGTTCGCGGTGTTCTCCGCGGCCGTCGAGGGCGGTGCCTGGCCGCTGGCCGTCGTGGGTGTGCTCGCCTCGGCCGCGGCCGCGTTCTTCTACGTGCGCGTCATCGTGCTGATGTTCTTCACGGACCCCGAGGGCGCTCCCGCGTCGCCGTCGGACGCGTCCGACGGCGACGCGGTCACGACCACCCCTGCAGAGACCACCCCGGCCGCAGCCGTCGAGGCGGGTGCCGCCACCGCCACGGTCACGGCGGAGCCCGTCGTGGGCACGCGTCCGTCGACGGTGGTGGTCGGCGGCGAGGGGCTGACGGCGGCCGCCGTCGGGGTGTGCGCGGTGCTGACGGTGGTCCTCGGCGTGGTGCCCTCGCCGGTCCTCGACGCGATCGCCTCGGTTGCGGCGTTCCTGCCGTGA
- a CDS encoding polyprenyl synthetase family protein — protein MTSTPALPLHDAELAERLTARLQLVEELLRDAVAHADPLADDASRHLVNAGGKRLRPLLTLLAAELGDPSRREVVDAAAVVELTHLASLYHDDVMDSAPLRRGAPSAHEVFGNSVAILTGDLLFARASNVVSGLGPDAVRIQAATFERLCLGQLHETVGPQGDQDPVEHYLQVLADKTASLIATSARFGAMFAGCHADVVHTVTRFGETIGVAFQLADDVIDLTSDGTVTGKTPGTDLREGVPTMPALLLRQRVAAGTGDAADAGIVALLDSDLSDDADLARAVAALREHEVVALTRRRAVDLARAAVDELRPLPAGPARDALVDFADALVDRAS, from the coding sequence GTGACGTCGACCCCCGCCCTCCCGCTCCACGACGCCGAGCTCGCCGAGCGGCTCACCGCGCGGCTCCAGCTCGTCGAGGAGCTCCTGCGCGACGCGGTGGCGCACGCCGACCCGCTGGCCGACGACGCGTCGCGCCACCTCGTCAACGCCGGCGGCAAGCGGCTGCGCCCGCTGCTCACGCTGCTGGCCGCCGAGCTGGGCGACCCGTCGCGGCGCGAGGTCGTCGACGCGGCCGCCGTCGTCGAGCTCACGCACCTGGCGTCGCTGTACCACGACGACGTCATGGACTCCGCACCGCTGCGCCGCGGGGCACCGTCCGCCCACGAGGTGTTCGGCAACTCCGTGGCGATCCTCACCGGCGACCTTCTCTTCGCCCGGGCGTCGAACGTCGTCTCGGGGCTGGGCCCGGACGCCGTCCGCATCCAGGCGGCGACGTTCGAGCGCCTGTGCCTCGGGCAGCTGCACGAGACCGTCGGGCCGCAGGGCGACCAGGACCCCGTCGAGCACTACCTGCAGGTGCTGGCGGACAAGACGGCGTCGCTCATCGCGACCTCGGCGCGCTTCGGCGCGATGTTCGCGGGCTGCCACGCCGACGTCGTGCACACCGTCACCCGGTTCGGGGAGACGATCGGTGTCGCGTTCCAGCTCGCGGACGACGTGATCGACCTCACCTCCGACGGCACCGTCACCGGCAAGACCCCCGGGACCGACCTGCGCGAGGGCGTCCCGACGATGCCGGCGCTCCTGCTGCGCCAGCGGGTGGCGGCCGGCACCGGTGACGCGGCCGACGCCGGGATCGTCGCCCTGCTGGACTCGGACCTGTCGGACGACGCCGACCTCGCCCGCGCCGTCGCGGCGCTGCGCGAGCACGAGGTCGTGGCCCTGACCCGTCGTCGCGCCGTCGACCTGGCCCGGGCGGCCGTCGACGAGCTGCGCCCCCTGCCGGCGGGCCCGGCCCGGGACGCGCTCGTCGACTTCGCGGACGCCCTGGTCGACCGGGCGTCGTGA
- a CDS encoding PP2C family serine/threonine-protein phosphatase produces MTPPVELHAGYATDRAGRETNEDAVHAANGLYVVADGMGGHEAGEVAAGVVVDVVSRLAGTSPTLEQVRDVLREAHAQVRALPVGGERRPGTTLSGVVVTEREGVTCWLVLNIGDSRTYRMVGGVLEQLTQDHSEVAQMVADGLIPVEDAVRHPRRNVVTRVLGGGAAEVEPDLWIFPVSVGDRIVVCSDGLSDVLSDARIQARLRQHDDPVRAAQVLVHDALAAGGQDNVTVVVVDATGVNPG; encoded by the coding sequence ATGACCCCGCCCGTCGAGCTGCACGCGGGGTACGCGACCGACCGTGCCGGGCGGGAGACCAACGAGGACGCGGTCCACGCCGCGAACGGGCTCTACGTCGTGGCCGACGGCATGGGCGGGCACGAGGCGGGCGAGGTGGCGGCGGGGGTCGTCGTCGACGTCGTCAGCCGGCTGGCCGGCACGTCGCCGACGCTCGAGCAGGTGCGGGACGTGCTGCGCGAGGCCCACGCCCAGGTGCGTGCCCTGCCGGTCGGCGGTGAGCGGCGCCCGGGCACCACGCTCTCGGGCGTGGTCGTCACCGAGCGCGAGGGCGTGACGTGCTGGCTGGTCCTCAACATCGGCGACTCCCGCACGTACCGGATGGTCGGCGGTGTGCTCGAGCAGCTCACCCAGGACCACTCCGAGGTCGCCCAGATGGTCGCCGACGGGCTCATCCCCGTGGAGGACGCGGTCCGGCACCCGCGGCGCAACGTCGTGACCCGCGTCCTCGGCGGCGGGGCCGCCGAGGTCGAGCCGGACCTGTGGATCTTCCCCGTGAGCGTCGGCGACCGCATCGTCGTCTGCTCCGACGGCCTGTCCGACGTGCTGTCGGACGCGCGCATCCAGGCCCGGCTGCGTCAGCACGACGACCCGGTGCGGGCCGCGCAGGTGCTGGTGCACGACGCGCTGGCCGCCGGCGGGCAGGACAACGTGACGGTCGTGGTCGTCGACGCCACAGGGGTGAACCCCGGATGA
- a CDS encoding RDD family protein gives MPPSDGSAQSPAVAPVAPQDVPTIGSRLLAHTVDVLVLLAAFSVGVLVVLLVGDGAAFLTWLLPVVALLGQIAFEGLRGRTLGALMVGLLTLDARTGRVPGWRAAAVRQLVLAAGGLGLLVGTWVVAGSGAWDRTPAQRGWHDKASGTVVRRSAAVRRAAMAAKAAAAASAAPPAQAAAGPAGQVGDAHEQATQEQVAPAASGPGGGAGPVVGAPGPGPRPTEQPDDDVTVRTPPAGGAAAARPAPDRLIDSPAWLEAAGRTEATRGTGHDAARGTWSPVKGVPASLPPSVAPADEVDDDLVDLEHTRVADPAQLRRRTSALTLLFDTGQRVRVAGRGLVGRKPSAGDGRDILHVVAIDDPSRSVSRVHLEFGPVAAPGSGPSTAPAELWVLDRGSTNGTVVVDPDGEARVLPPGARAVVGPGWQVRMGERVIQVDDD, from the coding sequence GTGCCGCCATCCGACGGGTCCGCGCAGAGCCCGGCGGTCGCGCCGGTCGCCCCGCAGGACGTGCCGACCATCGGGTCGCGGCTGCTCGCGCACACGGTCGACGTGCTCGTCCTCCTGGCCGCGTTCTCGGTCGGTGTCCTGGTCGTGCTCCTCGTGGGGGACGGGGCGGCGTTCCTCACGTGGCTGCTGCCGGTGGTGGCCCTCCTGGGGCAGATCGCGTTCGAGGGGCTGCGCGGTCGTACGCTCGGCGCGCTGATGGTCGGGCTCCTCACGCTCGACGCGCGCACCGGCCGGGTGCCGGGCTGGCGGGCCGCGGCGGTCCGGCAGCTCGTCCTGGCCGCGGGCGGTCTCGGCCTCCTCGTCGGCACGTGGGTGGTGGCCGGGTCGGGCGCCTGGGACCGCACGCCCGCGCAGCGGGGCTGGCACGACAAGGCGTCGGGAACGGTCGTGCGCCGCAGCGCGGCCGTCCGCCGCGCGGCGATGGCCGCCAAGGCCGCCGCGGCGGCGAGCGCGGCACCGCCCGCACAGGCGGCGGCGGGTCCTGCCGGGCAGGTCGGGGACGCCCACGAGCAGGCGACGCAGGAGCAGGTGGCGCCTGCCGCCTCCGGTCCCGGCGGGGGTGCCGGCCCGGTCGTCGGCGCGCCGGGCCCGGGTCCGCGGCCGACGGAGCAGCCGGACGACGACGTCACCGTCCGCACCCCGCCTGCGGGCGGTGCCGCGGCGGCCCGGCCCGCGCCCGATCGGCTGATCGACTCGCCGGCGTGGCTGGAGGCCGCAGGGCGCACCGAGGCGACGCGCGGCACGGGGCACGACGCCGCGCGCGGCACGTGGTCGCCGGTGAAGGGGGTCCCGGCGTCCCTCCCGCCGTCCGTGGCGCCCGCGGACGAGGTCGACGACGACCTGGTCGACCTCGAGCACACCCGGGTGGCCGACCCGGCCCAGCTGCGTCGCCGCACGTCGGCCCTGACGCTGCTGTTCGACACGGGGCAGCGCGTGCGCGTCGCGGGGCGCGGCCTGGTGGGCCGCAAGCCGAGCGCGGGGGACGGGCGCGACATCCTGCACGTCGTCGCGATCGACGACCCGAGCCGGTCGGTCTCGCGCGTGCACCTGGAGTTCGGCCCGGTCGCGGCTCCCGGCAGCGGCCCGTCGACGGCGCCGGCCGAGCTCTGGGTCCTCGACCGCGGCTCGACCAACGGCACGGTCGTGGTCGACCCCGACGGGGAGGCGCGCGTGCTGCCGCCCGGCGCCCGCGCGGTCGTCGGCCCCGGCTGGCAGGTCCGCATGGGCGAGCGGGTCATCCAGGTCGACGACGACTGA